In Stenotrophomonas sp. 169, one DNA window encodes the following:
- the mraZ gene encoding division/cell wall cluster transcriptional repressor MraZ, producing MFQGETAITVDDKGRMAVPTVHRDLVARVSNNRLVLTYNPFESGCLWLYAESEWERVRDDVMAKPNTQRVVRLLQQKLVGSAAHLELDGNGRISIPASHRGAVGIEKKAVLLGMGDKFELWSEQAHRALIQQTLSDEDLGDGLLDLKL from the coding sequence GTGTTTCAGGGCGAGACGGCCATCACGGTTGACGATAAAGGGCGCATGGCGGTTCCAACCGTTCATCGCGACCTCGTTGCGCGTGTGAGCAACAACCGGCTGGTCCTGACCTACAACCCCTTTGAATCCGGCTGCCTCTGGCTGTACGCGGAATCGGAGTGGGAGCGCGTGCGGGACGACGTGATGGCCAAGCCGAACACCCAGCGGGTCGTTCGGCTGCTGCAGCAGAAGCTGGTCGGTTCGGCCGCACACCTGGAACTGGACGGCAACGGCCGCATCAGCATCCCCGCCAGCCACCGCGGCGCGGTGGGCATCGAAAAAAAGGCGGTATTGCTCGGCATGGGTGACAAATTCGAACTTTGGAGCGAGCAGGCGCACCGCGCATTGATCCAGCAGACATTGTCTGACGAGGATCTGGGCGATGGGCTTCTCGATCTGAAATTGTGA
- a CDS encoding penicillin-binding protein activator has translation MNKPVVRISALSLSLLLLAGCATTSLTSAPESPAQSQALLLIEQGRPRDAALQLESLAGTLRGTARSNALADAAFAWHEAGDATRARSLLAQVQPRQLAAPSRQRYLLVTAELALADKQPAAALAALSEPGTEVLPALAARWQLARAAALQASGDSFGAAQERARANAGLTGQPRSDNQAAITALLGSLDDATLRSRAGALPANEPLYNFAGRALLARGLPLPRPFDRDAAAVQFDTSKRPPAMSDGYRPPVKLAVLLPLTGRLATAAQPVRDGLLTGYYGESRRKPEIDFIDTAGTPAGALSAYDKAVSSGADFIVGPLGRDEVDAVYGRAQLPVPVLALNRGKGAPPAGSAGFSLAPEDDGVMAAEYLRGRERSKVIVVHSSDDTGRRTAAAFAERFTQRGGQVLATVAVADTVGDISARLRTAEPADGVLLAVRAPQARQLAPQLALAGVGGGTRVGTSQLTVGSGKPEEDVALDGIIYPNEAWNVRGVAGLPSASSAGQLLPSARGAAGRLFAFGFDAWKISAYMESLAAQGGLAGATGTLYLDGGGNILRVPAWSTFNGGRPMPIANAN, from the coding sequence ATGAACAAGCCTGTCGTCCGGATCTCCGCCCTGTCACTGTCTTTGCTGCTGCTGGCCGGTTGCGCCACCACCAGCCTGACCAGTGCGCCGGAGTCGCCCGCCCAGAGCCAGGCACTGCTGCTGATCGAGCAAGGTCGCCCGCGTGATGCCGCCCTGCAGCTGGAAAGCCTGGCCGGCACGCTGCGCGGCACCGCGCGCAGCAATGCACTGGCGGACGCCGCGTTCGCCTGGCACGAAGCAGGCGATGCGACGCGCGCACGCAGCCTGCTGGCACAGGTGCAGCCGCGCCAGCTGGCCGCGCCCAGCCGCCAGCGCTACCTGCTGGTGACCGCGGAACTGGCCTTGGCCGACAAGCAACCGGCCGCCGCCCTCGCTGCGCTGTCCGAGCCCGGCACGGAGGTACTGCCTGCCCTGGCAGCGCGCTGGCAGTTGGCACGCGCCGCCGCACTGCAGGCCAGCGGCGACAGCTTTGGTGCCGCACAGGAACGTGCACGTGCGAACGCAGGCTTGACCGGGCAGCCCCGCAGTGACAACCAGGCCGCCATTACCGCGCTGCTGGGCAGCCTGGACGACGCTACGCTGCGCTCACGTGCCGGCGCGCTGCCGGCCAATGAGCCGCTGTACAACTTCGCCGGTCGCGCCCTGCTGGCACGTGGCCTGCCGTTGCCACGCCCGTTCGATCGGGATGCGGCCGCGGTGCAGTTCGATACCAGCAAGCGGCCGCCAGCGATGAGCGATGGCTACCGGCCGCCGGTGAAACTGGCGGTGCTGCTGCCGTTGACCGGGCGCTTGGCCACTGCCGCACAACCCGTGCGTGATGGCCTGCTGACGGGTTACTACGGTGAGAGCCGACGCAAGCCGGAAATAGATTTCATCGACACCGCAGGCACGCCCGCCGGAGCGCTGTCTGCCTACGACAAGGCGGTCAGTAGCGGCGCTGATTTCATCGTCGGCCCGCTGGGGCGCGACGAAGTGGACGCCGTGTACGGCCGCGCGCAGCTGCCGGTGCCGGTGCTCGCGTTGAATCGCGGCAAGGGTGCACCGCCGGCCGGCAGCGCGGGTTTCTCGCTGGCACCGGAAGACGACGGCGTCATGGCCGCCGAGTACCTGCGCGGTCGCGAGCGCTCCAAAGTGATCGTCGTGCACAGCAGTGACGACACCGGTCGCCGCACCGCCGCCGCCTTCGCCGAGCGCTTCACCCAGCGCGGCGGACAGGTACTGGCGACGGTCGCAGTGGCCGATACGGTGGGCGACATCAGCGCGCGCCTGCGTACGGCAGAACCGGCCGATGGCGTGCTGCTGGCGGTGCGTGCACCGCAGGCGCGGCAGCTGGCTCCGCAACTGGCACTGGCCGGTGTGGGCGGCGGCACGCGCGTGGGCACTTCGCAGCTGACCGTCGGCAGTGGCAAGCCGGAAGAGGATGTTGCCCTGGACGGCATCATCTATCCCAACGAGGCGTGGAACGTGCGAGGCGTGGCAGGACTGCCCAGCGCCAGCAGTGCCGGTCAGCTGTTGCCCAGCGCGCGCGGTGCCGCCGGGCGTCTGTTCGCCTTCGGCTTTGACGCCTGGAAGATCAGCGCCTACATGGAATCGCTGGCAGCCCAGGGCGGCCTGGCCGGCGCAACAGGCACGCTGTACCTGGACGGCGGTGGCAACATCCTGCGCGTTCCTGCCTGGTCCACGTTCAATGGCGGGCGGCCCATGCCGATCGCCAATGCCAACTGA
- the rsmH gene encoding 16S rRNA (cytosine(1402)-N(4))-methyltransferase RsmH → MRGTAQAGHLPVSQSPAGHLPVLYTQVLEGLRVIENGVYLDGTFGRGGHARGVLAQLGGAGRLLLMDKDPEAIAAAERDFAPDPRVSIFRGSFAQLLQWEQTADGLDGVLFDLGVSSPQLDVAERGFSFGKDGPLDMRMDPDSGESAAQWLARANDTEIADVLWTYGEERMSRRIARAIVAQRQKQAFTRTAELADLIASAMPRGKDKIHPATRSFQAIRIHINRELADLEAGLVAAVERLKPGGRLAVISFHSLEDRIVKQYFNRLAKAPPSNRRLPEQQAFVPTLDLIGGAIKANDDELAVNPRARSAVLRVAQKREVAG, encoded by the coding sequence GTGCGCGGAACAGCGCAGGCCGGTCACCTCCCGGTGTCGCAGTCGCCGGCGGGTCATCTGCCGGTCCTGTACACCCAGGTCCTTGAAGGCCTGAGGGTGATCGAAAACGGTGTGTACCTCGACGGCACGTTCGGCCGTGGCGGGCATGCGCGTGGCGTACTGGCCCAGCTTGGTGGCGCAGGCCGCCTGCTGTTGATGGACAAGGATCCGGAAGCCATCGCGGCCGCCGAGCGCGACTTCGCGCCCGACCCGCGCGTGTCGATCTTCCGTGGCAGCTTTGCCCAGTTGCTGCAGTGGGAGCAGACGGCCGACGGCCTGGATGGCGTGCTGTTCGACCTCGGTGTTTCCTCGCCGCAGCTGGACGTGGCCGAGCGTGGCTTCAGCTTCGGCAAGGACGGCCCGCTGGACATGCGCATGGACCCGGACAGCGGCGAGAGTGCGGCGCAGTGGCTGGCACGCGCCAACGACACCGAGATCGCCGACGTGCTGTGGACCTACGGTGAGGAGCGCATGAGCCGCCGCATCGCGCGGGCCATCGTGGCGCAGCGGCAGAAGCAGGCGTTCACCCGCACGGCGGAACTGGCTGACCTGATCGCGTCGGCAATGCCGCGTGGCAAGGACAAGATTCACCCGGCCACCCGCAGCTTCCAGGCGATCCGCATCCACATCAATCGTGAACTGGCCGACCTCGAAGCCGGCCTGGTCGCCGCCGTGGAACGGCTGAAGCCGGGTGGCCGATTGGCCGTCATCAGCTTCCACTCGCTGGAAGACCGCATCGTCAAGCAGTACTTCAACCGGCTGGCCAAGGCGCCTCCGAGTAATCGCCGTCTGCCGGAGCAGCAGGCCTTCGTGCCAACGCTGGACCTGATCGGCGGTGCGATCAAGGCCAATGACGACGAGCTGGCCGTCAATCCGCGCGCCCGCAGCGCGGTATTGCGCGTGGCCCAGAAGCGTGAGGTGGCCGGGTGA
- a CDS encoding NRDE family protein has translation MCLLALAWLHHPRWRLVMAGNRDEFHARPTAPLSRWNDAPRVIGGRDLRSGGAWAGVAADGRMAAVTNVRDPHAAQAGESRGALVADYLRGTVPAHARADELERSASAYPPFNLLLADADSVEYVGNHPAGRQRLAPGVHGMSNGALDAGWPKTRRLMQAVAAWTATHSEDLQPLWLALADPQRADDTDLPDTGIGLERERWLSPAFIRGDDYGTRASTIILIDAEGHGHIHERRFGPQGIATGEGRMDF, from the coding sequence ATGTGCCTACTTGCTCTGGCTTGGCTCCACCACCCGCGCTGGCGGCTGGTCATGGCTGGCAATCGCGACGAGTTCCACGCCCGCCCAACGGCTCCGCTGTCCCGCTGGAACGACGCACCCCGTGTGATCGGCGGGCGCGACCTGCGCTCCGGCGGCGCCTGGGCCGGTGTCGCCGCCGATGGACGGATGGCGGCGGTGACCAATGTGCGGGATCCGCACGCTGCGCAGGCAGGGGAATCCCGCGGCGCGCTGGTGGCCGACTACCTGCGTGGCACGGTGCCGGCCCACGCACGCGCTGATGAATTGGAAAGAAGTGCCAGCGCCTACCCGCCGTTCAACCTGCTGTTGGCCGATGCGGACAGCGTGGAATACGTCGGCAACCATCCGGCCGGTCGGCAGCGGCTCGCCCCTGGCGTGCATGGCATGTCCAACGGCGCCTTGGATGCGGGCTGGCCGAAGACGCGGCGACTGATGCAGGCGGTCGCGGCATGGACCGCCACACACAGCGAGGATCTGCAGCCGCTCTGGCTGGCATTGGCCGACCCGCAGCGCGCGGACGACACCGACCTGCCCGATACCGGCATCGGCCTGGAGCGCGAGCGCTGGCTCAGCCCCGCCTTCATCCGCGGCGACGATTACGGGACACGTGCCAGCACCATCATCCTGATCGACGCGGAAGGGCACGGGCATATCCACGAACGCCGCTTCGGGCCACAAGGCATCGCCACCGGCGAAGGCCGCATGGACTTTTGA
- a CDS encoding YraN family protein, producing MPTDRARRGAAVEAAAERLLCDAGLQVLDRNVGYRGGELDRVMDHDGTVVFVEVRYRARSDFGGAGGSVDGRKQQRLILAAQLYLQSHPTLCERPCRFDVVQASGEPPRLHWLRDAFRLDG from the coding sequence ATGCCAACTGACAGAGCCCGTCGCGGGGCCGCGGTCGAGGCGGCCGCCGAGCGCCTGCTGTGTGACGCGGGCTTGCAGGTGTTGGACCGCAATGTGGGCTACCGCGGCGGCGAGCTGGATCGGGTGATGGACCACGACGGCACGGTGGTGTTCGTCGAAGTCCGCTACCGCGCGCGCTCGGATTTCGGCGGCGCAGGGGGGTCGGTCGATGGCCGCAAGCAGCAGCGCTTGATCCTCGCCGCACAGCTCTACCTGCAGTCCCACCCGACGCTCTGCGAGCGACCGTGCCGCTTCGATGTCGTGCAGGCAAGCGGCGAACCACCGCGACTGCACTGGCTGCGCGATGCGTTCCGGCTGGACGGCTGA
- a CDS encoding FAD-linked oxidase C-terminal domain-containing protein: MNTELPATLVAQMSLLLGADGWRTDTAALDANAQDNSWRRQLPLAVALPSTPEQVQAIVRACRAHRVAVVARGAGTGTTGAAVPLQGSIVLSFARMAQILAVRPGDRCAIVQPGVLNGDLQHALAPHGLFWAPDPSSADICSIGGNLACNAGGPRAVKYGSSRDNVLGVVAVTGTGDLIRCGGAYTKDATGYDLTHLLIGSEGTLALIVEATLKLTPLPVAQAGLRVLYRDADAAAQAVSRVMTQPVTPTRLEFMDARSLQLLRGNGADVSEAGAMLLIEADGDHDTLPYLLQALASAAEGDGMLSLDVAMEGAAREKLWAARKALSPALRSIAPGKINEDVVVPVSRIPALVAGVQALAREFDLTIVTFGHAGNGNLHVNILYHPDDADENARAHAALPRIFALTLALEGTLSGEHGIGLAKRDFMTQAFTAETLTAMHAIKAALDPDGILNPGKVLPSPQ; the protein is encoded by the coding sequence ATGAACACCGAACTGCCCGCCACCCTGGTTGCCCAAATGTCCCTGCTGCTCGGCGCCGACGGCTGGCGTACCGACACGGCCGCGCTGGATGCGAACGCGCAGGACAATTCCTGGCGTCGCCAGTTGCCCTTGGCGGTCGCGCTGCCGTCCACCCCAGAGCAGGTGCAGGCCATCGTCAGGGCCTGCCGCGCGCATCGGGTGGCGGTGGTGGCGCGCGGTGCGGGCACCGGCACAACCGGTGCCGCCGTCCCGCTGCAGGGCAGCATCGTGCTGTCGTTCGCGCGCATGGCGCAGATCCTGGCGGTGCGCCCTGGCGACCGCTGCGCCATCGTGCAGCCGGGCGTACTCAACGGCGATCTTCAGCACGCACTGGCACCCCATGGACTGTTCTGGGCACCGGACCCGTCCAGCGCGGACATCTGCAGCATCGGCGGCAACCTGGCCTGCAATGCGGGCGGACCGCGCGCGGTGAAGTACGGCAGCAGCCGCGACAACGTGCTGGGTGTGGTCGCGGTGACCGGCACCGGCGATCTCATCCGCTGCGGCGGTGCCTACACCAAGGACGCCACGGGCTACGACCTGACCCATCTGCTGATCGGCAGCGAGGGCACGCTGGCCTTGATCGTCGAAGCCACACTGAAACTCACGCCACTGCCGGTAGCGCAGGCCGGGTTGCGTGTGCTGTACCGCGATGCCGACGCGGCAGCGCAGGCGGTGTCGCGGGTGATGACACAACCGGTCACGCCCACGCGCCTGGAGTTCATGGATGCGCGCAGCCTGCAATTGCTGCGGGGCAATGGCGCGGACGTGTCCGAGGCCGGTGCCATGCTGCTGATCGAGGCGGACGGCGACCACGACACCCTGCCCTATCTGCTGCAGGCGCTGGCCAGCGCAGCAGAAGGCGATGGCATGCTGTCGCTGGACGTTGCAATGGAAGGAGCCGCGCGCGAAAAGCTGTGGGCTGCACGCAAGGCGCTGTCACCTGCGTTGCGCAGCATCGCACCGGGCAAGATCAACGAGGACGTGGTGGTGCCCGTGTCACGCATCCCGGCCCTGGTCGCCGGCGTGCAGGCCTTGGCACGCGAGTTCGACCTGACCATCGTGACGTTCGGCCATGCGGGCAATGGCAACCTGCACGTCAACATCCTGTATCACCCGGACGACGCCGACGAAAACGCCCGTGCGCACGCTGCCCTGCCGCGTATCTTCGCCTTGACGCTGGCATTGGAGGGCACGCTCTCCGGCGAACACGGGATTGGCTTGGCGAAGCGTGACTTCATGACGCAGGCCTTCACTGCGGAAACCTTGACCGCGATGCACGCGATCAAGGCCGCATTGGATCCGGACGGCATACTGAATCCCGGCAAGGTGTTGCCGTCTCCCCAATGA
- the ftsL gene encoding cell division protein FtsL — MSRLILIVLLACTIASAIGVVFVRHRHRQTFIELARAERVRDELNIEFGRLQLEQATLAEANRVDQVAREKLGMKFPEAADVVVIRP; from the coding sequence GTGAGCCGGCTCATCCTGATCGTGCTGCTGGCCTGCACGATCGCCTCGGCGATCGGGGTGGTCTTCGTGCGCCACCGCCACCGCCAGACCTTCATCGAACTGGCGCGCGCCGAGCGCGTGCGCGATGAGCTGAACATTGAATTCGGCCGGCTGCAGCTGGAGCAGGCCACGTTGGCAGAAGCCAATCGCGTGGACCAGGTGGCCCGCGAGAAACTGGGCATGAAGTTTCCCGAAGCCGCCGACGTGGTGGTGATCCGCCCATGA